The following proteins are co-located in the Paenibacillus sp. JNUCC32 genome:
- a CDS encoding glycosyltransferase, giving the protein MDKLKILFLIKPFDTMYAKHKQKFESIREIEKFATVRYWYEDGNILEILKKLNFQPDCIVHYDIAWGYAFAPRITGLDQVDIPKGCFVLDKHYSKETRIEYIESNKIDIIFSRSKQRFIEVFPQYSNKLRWLPFSINPEIMKDWKLKKDITYLLMGQVFHKSRELNKSKTREGRYPFRESVLKKMQNVKGFVFRPHPGHRVAFNKDLYVDIKYAKELNRSKMFFTCGSEFKIPVLKFFEALACNTLLLAEANQDIYELGFKDGVHFVACNKSNFLEKAMYYKENRDERRRISKKGYKFVQKYHTNNVRAKQFVQYIKDFIKENKKN; this is encoded by the coding sequence ATGGATAAATTAAAAATACTTTTTCTTATCAAACCTTTTGATACTATGTATGCAAAGCATAAACAAAAATTTGAATCGATAAGAGAAATCGAAAAATTCGCAACCGTTCGATATTGGTATGAAGATGGGAATATTTTAGAAATCTTAAAAAAGTTAAATTTTCAACCTGATTGTATCGTTCATTATGATATCGCTTGGGGCTATGCGTTTGCCCCTCGAATTACCGGTCTTGATCAGGTGGATATTCCCAAAGGTTGTTTTGTTTTGGATAAACATTATTCAAAAGAAACACGGATAGAATATATTGAATCCAATAAAATTGATATAATTTTTTCTAGATCCAAACAACGTTTTATCGAAGTGTTTCCGCAATATTCAAACAAACTAAGATGGCTGCCCTTCTCAATTAATCCTGAAATAATGAAAGACTGGAAACTAAAAAAAGATATAACCTATTTACTAATGGGGCAGGTTTTTCATAAATCTAGGGAACTAAACAAATCAAAAACTCGTGAAGGCAGATATCCTTTTCGAGAATCTGTTTTGAAAAAAATGCAAAATGTAAAGGGGTTTGTATTCCGGCCTCACCCAGGTCATAGGGTTGCGTTTAATAAAGATCTTTATGTTGATATCAAATACGCAAAAGAACTAAATCGTTCAAAAATGTTTTTCACCTGCGGAAGTGAATTTAAAATTCCTGTATTAAAGTTTTTTGAGGCACTTGCATGCAATACATTACTATTAGCAGAGGCCAATCAAGATATTTATGAATTGGGTTTTAAGGATGGGGTGCATTTTGTAGCATGTAATAAAAGTAATTTTTTGGAAAAAGCAATGTATTATAAAGAAAATAGGGATGAACGAAGAAGAATTTCGAAAAAAGGATATAAATTTGTTCAGAAGTATCATACAAATAATGTTCGAGCGAAACAATTTGTTCAATATATCAAAGACTTTATTAAAGAGAATAAGAAAAATTAA